Within Deltaproteobacteria bacterium, the genomic segment TCGAGGTCCTGGGCAAGGGCGCGATCCACGTCTCCATGAGCACGATCAGCGTCGCCTTGTCGGAAAGGCTCGCCGCAGCGCACGCGGACGCGGGCCAGTGTTTCGTCGCGGCACCGGTCTTCGGACGGCCAGAAGCAGCGGCGGCGGGCAAGCTCTTCATCGTCACCGCGGGCGCGCCGGATGTCGTCGAGGCCTGCCAGCCTCTCTTCGAGGCGATGGGGCAGAAGACCTTCCCCGTCGGCGATGAGCCCAAAGCCGCGAACCTCGTCAAGCTCAGCGGCAATTTCCTCATCGCCTCGGTGATCGAGGCGCTCGGCGAGGCCCTGGCGCTCGTCGGCAAGGCCGGCGTCGACGGGCATCGATATCTCGACCTCCTGACCTCCACGCTCTTCACCGCACCTGTCTACAAGAGCTATGGAGGGCTGATCGCCGAGCGGAAGTTCGAGCCCGCAGGGTTTGCTGCAGCGCTGGGTGAGAAGGATATCCGGCTCACCCTCGCCGCGGCGGAAACCCTTCGCGTGCCGATGCCGCTGGCAAGCCTGCTCCGCGATCGGTTTCTAACGCTGCTCGCTCACGGCGGCGA encodes:
- a CDS encoding NAD(P)-dependent oxidoreductase; translated protein: MKVGFIGLGHMGTGMAANLLRAGHEVTVYNRTPSRARALVEHGARAAAQVADACRGDAVITMLADDGAVEGVVFGENGVIEVLGKGAIHVSMSTISVALSERLAAAHADAGQCFVAAPVFGRPEAAAAGKLFIVTAGAPDVVEACQPLFEAMGQKTFPVGDEPKAANLVKLSGNFLIASVIEALGEALALVGKAGVDGHRYLDLLTSTLFTAPVYKSYGGLIAERKFEPAGFAAALGEKDIRLTLAAAETLRVPMPLASLLRDRFLTLLAHGGEALDWSAIGQLAAKDAGLGDSPSGSQRKQEY